The following are encoded in a window of Cryobacterium sp. CG_9.6 genomic DNA:
- a CDS encoding PAS domain S-box protein encodes MNAHSTSNSTQRDPLSVALRGAASPVTKRQSRDVIQVGALQNAIFNSENFSSIATDERGVIQIFNVGAERMLGYSADEVLNKITPADISDPKELIKRAGELSAELDTRITPGFEALVFKAIRGIEDIYELTYVRKDGTRFPAIVSVTALREEDGAIIGYLLIGTDDTARKLAEQELLTAAALQNAIFNSANFSIIATDDQGVIQIFNVGAERMLGYSASDVVNGITPADISDPQELIMRAFELSRELGTQITPGFEALVFKASRGIENIYELTYVRQDGSRFPAIVSVTALRAPGGRIIGYLLIGTDNTARSHVEERQALLDQRLRDQQFYTRSLIESNVDALMALDPQGIISDVNQQMVSLTGRTRDELIGAPCRNFFTDPTRVDLGIRQVLAENKVSDYELTVRSLNGDETVVSYNAATFHDRDRKLQGIIAAARDITERKRFERALQGQNIELEHASRMKSEFLATMSHELRTPLNAIIGFSEALSDGLLGDMTEAQHEYIGDIFTSGQHLLALINDILDLSKVEAGMMRLDLEPVDVKSLLMNSLSIVREKAAAHRIQLDIEVGDDLGMPNLDARKTKQIVYNLLSNAVKFSSPGSRVMLRARRVTRGAVGTLAGNWPVHGFPLGQHNFHHFLEICVEDTGIGISEADMSKLFQAFSQIDSGLARKFEGTGLGLAMVKKLAELFGGTVAVSSAEGQGALFAVWIPLRESFVGSDRQSADPQVRSALATRSITTPESRQRTALVIEDDEQSASLVRLLLEAEGFTVRNARSAEEAILLAPQQRLSLITLDIGLPGIDGWAGLQRLRDDPLVADVPVIVIAGLADAQIALTRGIASVLEKPLSRSEFRNTLNVLGLQTHEKQKPTVLIVDDDPRAVDLISTYLPTTDYVVVRAYGGREGIALAQRVRPDLILLDLVMPDLSGTDVVEELARTPGTASIPIVVITARDLTRAEHLILTGERAQPIRVIDKTGFNQVTLIEEVQNALA; translated from the coding sequence ATGAATGCTCATTCAACATCGAACTCAACCCAGCGTGATCCGTTGAGTGTCGCACTGAGGGGTGCGGCGTCCCCGGTTACCAAACGCCAGTCGAGGGATGTCATTCAGGTTGGCGCATTACAGAATGCAATATTCAATAGCGAAAACTTTTCAAGCATTGCCACGGATGAGCGTGGTGTGATCCAGATCTTCAATGTGGGGGCCGAACGTATGCTCGGCTATAGCGCCGACGAGGTACTGAATAAGATTACGCCCGCGGATATATCGGACCCGAAAGAACTCATCAAGCGCGCCGGCGAACTCAGCGCTGAACTCGACACGCGGATCACACCTGGCTTCGAGGCGCTCGTCTTCAAAGCCATTCGAGGTATTGAAGACATCTATGAACTGACCTACGTGCGCAAAGATGGCACGCGCTTTCCTGCCATCGTGTCGGTCACAGCTCTGCGCGAAGAAGATGGGGCGATCATCGGGTATCTTCTCATCGGCACCGACGACACCGCGCGCAAGTTGGCCGAACAAGAACTTCTCACCGCCGCGGCACTGCAGAACGCAATCTTTAACAGTGCAAATTTCTCGATCATTGCGACGGATGATCAGGGCGTGATCCAGATCTTCAACGTGGGTGCAGAGCGGATGCTGGGATACTCAGCTTCGGATGTCGTCAACGGCATCACTCCGGCCGACATTTCAGACCCGCAAGAGCTCATCATGCGTGCATTTGAGTTGAGCCGCGAGCTGGGCACTCAGATCACACCTGGTTTTGAAGCCCTTGTGTTCAAGGCGTCACGCGGGATTGAGAACATCTATGAACTCACGTACGTGCGCCAGGACGGGAGTCGGTTTCCGGCTATCGTCTCGGTTACCGCGCTCCGTGCCCCAGGCGGGCGCATCATCGGCTACCTGCTTATTGGCACAGACAACACGGCCCGTAGTCACGTGGAAGAGAGGCAGGCTCTCCTGGATCAGCGACTGCGGGACCAACAGTTCTATACTCGATCACTGATTGAATCCAATGTGGATGCCCTGATGGCCCTCGACCCGCAGGGGATCATCTCCGACGTCAACCAGCAGATGGTGTCGCTCACCGGTCGAACCCGGGACGAGCTCATTGGCGCACCGTGCCGCAACTTCTTCACCGATCCGACTCGAGTTGACCTCGGAATTCGACAAGTGCTCGCCGAAAATAAGGTGAGCGACTATGAACTAACCGTGCGTTCACTCAATGGTGACGAGACGGTCGTGTCGTATAACGCTGCCACTTTTCATGATCGAGATCGCAAACTACAGGGCATCATTGCCGCCGCCCGGGACATTACGGAACGTAAACGATTCGAGCGCGCACTGCAGGGACAAAATATCGAACTCGAACATGCCAGCCGAATGAAGTCTGAGTTCCTCGCCACCATGTCGCACGAGCTGCGCACACCACTGAATGCCATCATCGGTTTCTCGGAAGCGCTCAGCGACGGACTCCTGGGTGACATGACCGAAGCGCAGCACGAGTACATCGGCGATATTTTTACCAGTGGGCAGCACCTCCTGGCCCTGATCAACGACATTCTTGACCTGTCGAAGGTGGAGGCGGGAATGATGCGACTCGACCTTGAACCTGTGGACGTGAAGAGTCTGCTGATGAACAGCCTGTCGATCGTGCGGGAAAAAGCTGCCGCACACCGTATTCAGCTCGACATCGAGGTCGGGGACGACCTGGGAATGCCCAACCTTGATGCGCGCAAGACCAAGCAGATCGTGTACAACCTGCTGTCGAACGCGGTCAAGTTCAGTTCGCCCGGATCGCGTGTCATGCTTCGCGCCCGTCGGGTGACCCGAGGCGCAGTGGGAACGCTGGCGGGAAACTGGCCGGTGCATGGTTTTCCCCTCGGCCAACACAACTTCCATCATTTTCTCGAGATCTGCGTTGAAGACACCGGAATCGGTATCTCCGAAGCAGATATGAGCAAACTTTTCCAAGCCTTCAGCCAGATTGACAGCGGGTTGGCGCGAAAATTTGAGGGTACGGGTCTGGGCCTGGCCATGGTGAAGAAACTCGCCGAACTTTTTGGAGGCACGGTTGCGGTGTCGAGCGCTGAGGGGCAGGGAGCGCTCTTCGCCGTGTGGATTCCCCTTCGTGAATCGTTTGTCGGATCCGATCGGCAGAGCGCTGACCCGCAGGTGCGGTCCGCCCTCGCTACGCGATCGATAACCACACCGGAGAGTAGGCAGCGCACGGCACTCGTCATCGAAGACGACGAGCAGTCCGCCAGCCTCGTGCGACTCCTGCTCGAAGCGGAAGGGTTCACGGTCCGCAATGCACGGAGCGCCGAAGAGGCCATTTTGCTGGCGCCGCAACAACGTCTGAGTCTCATCACCCTCGACATCGGGCTACCGGGAATAGACGGCTGGGCCGGCCTGCAACGCCTCCGAGACGATCCTTTGGTCGCGGACGTGCCCGTTATTGTGATTGCCGGACTCGCGGATGCTCAGATCGCCCTCACCCGAGGCATCGCCTCGGTGCTCGAAAAGCCACTCAGCCGCAGCGAGTTCAGGAACACCCTGAACGTTCTGGGACTCCAGACCCACGAGAAACAGAAGCCCACTGTTCTCATCGTTGACGACGATCCGCGTGCTGTCGATCTGATTTCGACCTACCTTCCCACGACGGACTATGTCGTAGTTCGTGCGTATGGTGGCCGTGAGGGAATCGCTCTGGCCCAACGGGTGCGACCCGATCTCATTCTGCTCGATCTTGTGATGCCCGACCTGAGTGGAACCGACGTCGTGGAGGAACTCGCACGCACCCCCGGGACCGCGTCGATTCCGATTGTGGTCATCACCGCGCGCGACCTCACCCGAGCGGAACACCTCATTCTCACCGGAGAACGTGCGCAGCCTATTCGGGTCATCGACAAGACCGGCTTCAACCAGGTGACCCTGATCGAGGAGGTTCAGAATGCGCTCGCGTAA
- a CDS encoding EAL domain-containing response regulator: MSNSGIRILVVDDETFMHKLLAHMLVKLGYTAVSACESGALVLDIVDGPKPPELILLALNMPDMDGIELVRKLVDHGYTGSVILVSGAEERVLQTAVYLVQAHHITVLGHLRKPVSIADLEEMTGRWRPADEAEREATSYTAHDVRWAIDNGELVNYYQPKVNVATGAVSGVETLVRWQHQEDGLVFPDRFISLAEETGLIDDLTRVVLSSAMKQTREWNDAGLRLKVAVNLSMSSCSSVTFADFVTDVIALEGVEPEDVVLEVTESRLMLDQRAPLEILTRLRLKHFRLSIDDFGTGNSSLTQLLKIPFDELKIDRSFVHGATHDSTALAMYSASLNLGRELGMEVVAEGVEDLEDWDLLRRTHCDVAQGYFIARPMPAEDLIGWITQWEERLPQLLT; encoded by the coding sequence ATGAGTAATTCCGGGATTCGAATCCTCGTTGTGGATGACGAGACGTTCATGCACAAACTGCTTGCTCACATGCTGGTCAAGCTTGGCTACACCGCGGTCAGCGCCTGCGAGAGCGGCGCATTGGTTCTGGATATCGTTGATGGCCCGAAGCCACCGGAGCTGATCCTTCTCGCCCTCAACATGCCCGACATGGACGGAATTGAACTTGTGCGAAAGCTGGTGGATCACGGGTATACCGGAAGCGTGATTCTGGTCAGTGGGGCAGAAGAGCGCGTGCTGCAAACCGCCGTCTACCTTGTGCAAGCCCATCACATCACCGTGCTCGGACACCTGCGCAAGCCGGTATCCATCGCTGACCTGGAGGAGATGACCGGTCGCTGGCGTCCGGCTGATGAGGCGGAACGAGAGGCCACGTCGTATACCGCCCATGACGTGCGGTGGGCCATCGACAACGGCGAGCTCGTGAACTACTACCAGCCCAAGGTGAACGTGGCTACGGGGGCCGTGTCGGGAGTGGAGACTCTCGTTCGCTGGCAGCATCAGGAAGATGGGTTGGTGTTCCCCGACCGCTTCATTTCCCTCGCCGAGGAAACCGGACTGATTGACGATCTCACCCGAGTGGTGTTGAGCTCAGCGATGAAGCAGACCCGCGAATGGAATGACGCAGGCCTGCGGTTGAAGGTGGCCGTCAACCTGTCCATGAGTAGCTGCTCCTCGGTGACATTCGCAGATTTTGTGACCGACGTCATTGCACTCGAGGGGGTGGAACCCGAAGATGTTGTCCTCGAAGTGACGGAGAGCCGCCTGATGCTGGACCAGCGGGCACCACTTGAGATCCTCACCCGACTTCGTCTCAAGCACTTTCGGCTCTCCATCGACGACTTTGGTACGGGCAACTCGTCACTCACCCAGCTCCTCAAGATTCCGTTCGATGAACTGAAGATTGACCGGAGCTTCGTGCACGGCGCCACCCATGACAGCACGGCGCTGGCCATGTATAGCGCAAGCCTGAACCTCGGCCGCGAGCTTGGCATGGAAGTCGTTGCGGAAGGGGTGGAGGACCTCGAGGACTGGGACCTGCTGCGCCGGACTCACTGCGATGTTGCCCAGGGCTACTTCATTGCTCGCCCGATGCCGGCGGAGGACCTGATCGGCTGGATCACGCAGTGGGAGGAACGACTGCCGCAACTTCTGACCTGA
- a CDS encoding response regulator encodes MARILIVEDNPANLKLATLLLGRAGHIVLPAVDAEAGLAVAAAETPDLILMDIQLPGMDGLTATSVLKASPATSAIPVIALTAMAMKSDEEKSRLAGCDGYITKPLRYQELYATIDALLSRGDAGLSSAEFVAARDPELAAGRRVPAGGLSAPAPAALDIRVLQNAVGLDPYVILDFLDIFQTSTAAIALALTCACDERDAARAGAQAHKLMSSARAVGAIGLGALCSLMEAAGRANHIDRVIAFIPRFEREIDAVNAAILAIQDSWGPSLGRVGHAPMGGRSRFVGTNE; translated from the coding sequence ATGGCTCGCATTTTGATCGTTGAGGACAACCCCGCAAACCTGAAGCTCGCAACACTGCTTCTTGGCCGTGCCGGCCACATCGTCCTCCCGGCGGTAGATGCCGAAGCGGGACTGGCCGTGGCCGCTGCCGAGACACCTGACCTCATTTTGATGGATATCCAGCTACCCGGCATGGACGGACTCACGGCCACGTCGGTTCTGAAAGCGAGCCCCGCGACCAGCGCTATTCCTGTCATCGCCCTGACGGCAATGGCCATGAAATCGGACGAAGAAAAGTCACGGTTAGCTGGCTGTGACGGGTACATCACGAAACCACTGCGATATCAGGAGCTGTACGCCACGATTGATGCGCTCCTCAGCCGGGGAGATGCAGGTCTTTCCTCAGCAGAGTTTGTGGCCGCTCGTGATCCTGAGTTGGCCGCGGGGAGGAGAGTTCCTGCAGGGGGGCTGTCAGCGCCTGCACCGGCCGCCCTCGACATCCGTGTCTTGCAGAACGCGGTTGGACTGGACCCGTACGTCATTCTGGATTTCCTGGATATTTTTCAGACCAGTACTGCCGCCATTGCACTCGCGCTCACCTGTGCGTGTGACGAGAGGGACGCCGCGAGGGCTGGTGCACAGGCTCACAAGCTCATGTCCTCTGCGCGCGCAGTTGGAGCCATCGGCCTCGGTGCACTCTGTTCGCTGATGGAAGCAGCAGGACGTGCGAATCACATTGACCGGGTCATCGCGTTCATCCCACGTTTTGAGAGGGAGATTGATGCGGTGAACGCGGCCATCCTGGCGATACAGGACTCGTGGGGGCCATCGCTCGGCAGGGTGGGGCACGCACCCATGGGTGGTCGCTCCCGGTTTGTGGGCACGAATGAGTAA